From Magnolia sinica isolate HGM2019 chromosome 13, MsV1, whole genome shotgun sequence, one genomic window encodes:
- the LOC131222768 gene encoding EPIDERMAL PATTERNING FACTOR-like protein 6 yields MWAEQRRSWPFLITIFLVMSLVPATSRPFTLLSPGHGALLASEQGWKSTKQVEGKKMEGRVARVEEEEAKKVMSKLGSRPPSCEHKCGECNPCEAIQVPTTTDHVTLHYANYEPEGWKCKCGSSFFNP; encoded by the exons ATGTGGGCAGAGCAGCGTAGGAGTTGGCCATTTCTAATCACCATTTTCCTAGTAATGAGCTTGGTTCCTGCAACAAGCAGGCCTTTTACTCTTCTTTCTCCAG GCCATGGTGCTCTACTCGCTTCTGAGCAAGGATGGAAATCAACAAAACAG GTGGAAGGGAAGAAGATGGAAGGGAGAGTTGCAagggtggaagaagaagaagcaaagaaAGTGATGAGCAAGCTGGGATCAAGACCACCAAGCTGTGAGCATAAGTGTGGGGAGTGTAATCCATGCGAAGCCATACAAGTGCCTACAACCACTGATCATGTAACACTTCACTATGCCAACTACGAGCCTGAGGGCTGGAAATGCAAGTGTGGTTCCTCTTTCTTCAATCCTTGA